Within Triticum dicoccoides isolate Atlit2015 ecotype Zavitan chromosome 1B, WEW_v2.0, whole genome shotgun sequence, the genomic segment CAGAGGTCCGGCCGGCTCCCGCCGTCTCAGCGCGTGTCCTGGCGCCGGAGCTCCGGCCTCTCCGACGGCTCCTCCGTCAAGGCGAGCACCTCCGGCCCTTCTTGCTGCATTTCCTCTGCATTGCATGGCATTGTGTTCGATGGCTGACATGCTGGCTGGCTGTTTTCAGGTGGATTTGACCGGCGGGTACTACGACGCCGGCGACAACGTCAAGTTCGGGTTCCCGCTGGCGTTCAGCTCGACGATGCTGGCGTGGAGCGTGCTGGAGTTCGGCGGCATGATGAAGGGCGAGCTGCAGCACGCCCGGGACGCCGTCCGCTGGGGCGCCGACTACCTCCTCAAGGCCACCGCCCACCCCGACACCGTCTACGTCCAGGTCCGTCCCTCGTTCCGGCACTGTTGATTGATGCATGGGGCTGGTGTTCCTCGCCGCAAAGTACAAAGCCATGTGGACCGGACCACTCCTCAACTCACTGTGAGCGTGACCGACTGTCGCTAGGTTGGGGACGCGGGCAAGGACCACGCGTGCTGGGAGCGGCCGGAGGACATGGACACGCCGCGCACCGTGTACAAGGTCGACCCCAGCACCCCCGGCTCCGACGTCGCCGCCGAGACCGCCGCCGCGCTCGCCGCGGCCTCCCTCGTCTTCCGCAAGTCCGACCCGGCCTACTCCAGCCGCCTCGTCGCCAGGGCCAAGAGGGTACCACCCCACTGTCTACACACCACATCCACCGTTGCCTCTGCTGCATCTTTCTCAGCTGCTCTGTTCCGCGTAGGTGTTCGAGTTCGCTGACAAGCACAGGGGCGTGTACAGCGCCAAGCTCTCGTCCTACGTCTGCCCCTACTACTGCTCCTACTCCGGATACCAGGTATTGGTCCCAGCTGCTGCACCACTATTGTCTTTTTTCTTGCTCTGCGCTGCTTTTCCTCCATTGGCTGGCTCCACAGACCTGTGAGCGAGCGAGCATGGGCGCCAGCGGCATGCATGCGCTCTGCCCTATGCTCGCCGTCGTCTCGTCTGCTTTTCCTCCCTCTCGTCTCGTGCCGTTTGTTTAATGGGCCCGATAAATGAATCGACACAGGACGAGCTGCTATGGGGCGCCGCATGGCTACACCGGGCGACCAAGAGCCCCGTCTACCTCAGCTACATCAAGGTGAACGGCCAGCTGCTCGGCGCCGACGAGCAGGACAACACCTTCGGGTGGGACAACAAGCACGCCGGCGCCCGGATCCTCCTCTCCAAGTCCTTCCTGGTGCAGAAGGTGGGCGCGCTGCAGGAGTACAAGTCCCACGCCGACAGCTTCATATGCTCCATGGTGCCCGGCACCCCCACCGACCAGACCACCTACACCCGGGGCGGCCTCCTCTTCAAGCTCAGCGACAGCAACATGCAGTACGtcacctccagctccttcctcCTGCTCACCTACGCCAAGTACCTCGTCTCCGCCAAGAAGAGCGTCTCCTGTGGCGGCGTCGCCGTCACGCCCCAGCGCCTCCGCGCCATCGCCAGGCGCCAGGTCCGTCTCAGCTTCTTGCATTGCATTGCTTCTCCATCAatccatcatcgtcgtcgtcgtcgtcaacaGCAGAGCTGCAGAGCAGAGCAGATCATCATGCCGTTTGTTTCTCATTCCTGTAGGTTGACTACTTGCTGGGGAGCAACCCGATGGGCATGTCGTACATGGTGGGGTACGGCGCCAGGTACCCGAAGAAGCTCCACCACCGGGCCTCCTCGCTGCCGTCCGTGGCGGCGCACCCGGGGAAGATCGGGTGCTCGCAGGGGTTCACGGGGCTCTACTCCGGCGCGGCCAACCCGAACGTGCACGTCGGCGCCGTCGTGGGCGGGCCCAAC encodes:
- the LOC119349226 gene encoding endoglucanase 3 produces the protein MAAILRCCLLLALAGLLLRNAAALPHHGPAKHDYRDALTKSILFFEGQRSGRLPPSQRVSWRRSSGLSDGSSVKVDLTGGYYDAGDNVKFGFPLAFSSTMLAWSVLEFGGMMKGELQHARDAVRWGADYLLKATAHPDTVYVQVGDAGKDHACWERPEDMDTPRTVYKVDPSTPGSDVAAETAAALAAASLVFRKSDPAYSSRLVARAKRVFEFADKHRGVYSAKLSSYVCPYYCSYSGYQDELLWGAAWLHRATKSPVYLSYIKVNGQLLGADEQDNTFGWDNKHAGARILLSKSFLVQKVGALQEYKSHADSFICSMVPGTPTDQTTYTRGGLLFKLSDSNMQYVTSSSFLLLTYAKYLVSAKKSVSCGGVAVTPQRLRAIARRQVDYLLGSNPMGMSYMVGYGARYPKKLHHRASSLPSVAAHPGKIGCSQGFTGLYSGAANPNVHVGAVVGGPNQNDQFPDQRSDYEHSEPATYINAPLVGALAYLAHSSGQL